In the genome of Drosophila subpulchrella strain 33 F10 #4 breed RU33 chromosome 2L, RU_Dsub_v1.1 Primary Assembly, whole genome shotgun sequence, one region contains:
- the LOC119548446 gene encoding uncharacterized protein LOC119548446 isoform X2, which translates to MEYVHVKRSKNNTIVRFTNGAKLRPTFRRATVKPLVSSFEVNKCPKVKTLKHVNKNRLLGVWFAYATTPLDLPVYQRRCASYNVQNSRYFNTNILFTDYKHFLITYACTHNDQTKKYNVKLRILTRTRTPLLDNLNKALFFLESIAFPIEKLEFLKAEAFCFEWYILNYHVKPRPGRHNSPTNIVWDH; encoded by the exons ATGGAATATGTACATGTGAAAAGAAGCAAAAACAACACTATCG TGCGTTTTACTAATGGAGCTAAATTAAGGCCGACTTTTCGAAGGGCCACAGTAAAGCCCTTGGTGTCTTCCTTTGAAGTAAATAAGTGCCCCAAAGTTAAGACCCTGAAgcatgtaaataaaaataga TTATTGGGAGTTTGGTTTGCCTATGCAACAACACCTCTGGACCTACCCGTCTACCAGCGACGTTGTGCCTCTTACAATGTGCAAAATAGTC GTTACTTTAACACCAATATCTTGTTTACGGACTACAAGCATTTCCTTATAACCTATGCATGCACACACAATGATCAGACCAAGAAGTACAATG TTAAATTGCGCATCCTAACTCGCACGCGAACTCCATTGTTAGACAACTTAAACAAGGCCCTCTTTTTCCTAGAGTCAATCGCATTTCCCATCGAAAAACTTGAGTTTCTCAAGGCGGAAGCGTTTTGTTTTGAGTGGTACATATTGAACTACCACGTTAAACCAAGACCCGGGCGACACAATTCCCCAACGAACATTGTTTGGGATCATTGA
- the LOC119548446 gene encoding uncharacterized protein LOC119548446 isoform X1 produces MRLIYLSLLLTVLLVVVRFTNGAKLRPTFRRATVKPLVSSFEVNKCPKVKTLKHVNKNRLLGVWFAYATTPLDLPVYQRRCASYNVQNSRYFNTNILFTDYKHFLITYACTHNDQTKKYNVKLRILTRTRTPLLDNLNKALFFLESIAFPIEKLEFLKAEAFCFEWYILNYHVKPRPGRHNSPTNIVWDH; encoded by the exons ATGCGGTTGATATATTTAAGCCTATTGCTGACTGTTCTACTTGTTGTAGTGCGTTTTACTAATGGAGCTAAATTAAGGCCGACTTTTCGAAGGGCCACAGTAAAGCCCTTGGTGTCTTCCTTTGAAGTAAATAAGTGCCCCAAAGTTAAGACCCTGAAgcatgtaaataaaaataga TTATTGGGAGTTTGGTTTGCCTATGCAACAACACCTCTGGACCTACCCGTCTACCAGCGACGTTGTGCCTCTTACAATGTGCAAAATAGTC GTTACTTTAACACCAATATCTTGTTTACGGACTACAAGCATTTCCTTATAACCTATGCATGCACACACAATGATCAGACCAAGAAGTACAATG TTAAATTGCGCATCCTAACTCGCACGCGAACTCCATTGTTAGACAACTTAAACAAGGCCCTCTTTTTCCTAGAGTCAATCGCATTTCCCATCGAAAAACTTGAGTTTCTCAAGGCGGAAGCGTTTTGTTTTGAGTGGTACATATTGAACTACCACGTTAAACCAAGACCCGGGCGACACAATTCCCCAACGAACATTGTTTGGGATCATTGA
- the LOC119548447 gene encoding uncharacterized protein LOC119548447, whose protein sequence is MIPPLGSALIWLVVLLLLMELAEVWSSCCACPAPRCKIAQWPCCTKKSKWYHSFFG, encoded by the coding sequence ATGATCCCACCGCTGGGTTCCGCCCTCATTTggctggtggtgctgctgctcctgatgGAACTGGCTGAGGTGTGGTCCAGTTGCTGTGCCTGCCCAGCGCCCCGCTGCAAAATCGCACAGTGGCCATGCTGCACCAAGAAGTCAAAGTGGTACCACTCGTTTTTCGGTTAG